GCCGAACATGGCCGGCAAGTCGACCTATCTGCGTCAGAACGCGCTCATTGCGCTTTTGGCGCAGACGGGCTCCTACGTTCCCGCGCAGTCCGCCCGCATCGGCGTCATCGACAGGCTGTTCTCGCGCGTCGGCGCCTCTGACGATCTCGCCCGTGGTCGCTCGACCTTCATGGTCGAGATGGTCGAAACTGCGGCGATCTTGAACTGCGCGAGCCCGCGCTCGCTCGTCATTCTCGATGAAATCGGTCGTGGCACGGCGACATTCGACGGACTTTCGATCGCCTGGGCGACGATCGAACATCTGCATGAAGTGAATCGCTCGCGCGCGATCTTCGCCACGCATTTCCACGAATTGACGCAGCTTGCGAAGCGGCTGCCGCGGCTCGTCAATCTGACGATGAAGGTGACCGATCACGCCGGCGACGTCGTGTTTCTGCATGAGGTGATCAAAGGCGCGGCCGACCGCTCCTATGGCGTGCATGTCGCGCAGCTCGCGGGCCTGCCGGCGAGCGTCGTCGCGCGTGCGCATGCGATCCTCGCAGAGTTGGAGGCGGCCGACCGACGCGCGCCGGTCGAGACCTTGATCGACGATTTGCCGCTCTTCGCACGCCTCGCTGAGGCATCGGCGCCGAAGGACGCGTTGCGCGACGCGCTTCAAGAGATTGATCCGGACCAGATGACGCCGCGCGAAGCGCTCGCCGCGCTCTACGAATTGAAGAAAAAACTCTGAAAGCGTTTTTGCGGTTTGAAGCCGAGCTTCAAGGGTCGTGACTAAGTCGCAGACCGCGGCGCGTTTGGCGCACACACTCAAATCCATCGAGCCTCGTTGCGTTCTTCCGTCGACGCCAAGGCGTGTCGAACGAAGGCGCAAGGATCGGGGCTATACGGCGGCGCCGTCTGCGGGCTTCGCTCAGCATGTCCGTCTCTCATCCGACGGCGCCGCCAAATACTCTGACATCGGAGAATGTGTGATGATTCTCGTGTTGATCTTCGTCGGCGTCGCTTTGGCGACGGGCGGCGTGCTCTCATTGCTCGACGGACAGTTCAGGGTCAGCAAGGTGACGGCTGTCATGGCCTTCGTCGGCGGATTGATCATGGTCGTTGGAGCCGAAGCCGGACTGATCGGCTCCAGCTCGTCCTTCTTCAAAGCGCAGCAGATTAAAACGTCGGCCTGCGAATTGGACGGCGAGTCGGCATATCCCGAAAATCGCCGCTTGGATCCAAATCACCTGATCCGCAAATATATTTTGGGGTGCATGGAGCGGTCGGGCTATGCCTGGACAAGCGATCACGAGCACTGCAAGGAAGCGCCGCTCGCCACAAATCCTCTGTGCTATTTGCCGACCGGCCTTTTCGATCGCGCGGTGACGCGAGTCCAAGTCGCCTTTGAGTGATTCAAAAATCCGTTTGAACGGAACGGCTGTCATTCCCGACGCGCGCGAAGCGCGTGATCGGGAATCCAGAGCACGACCAGCATTCTTGGATTGACTCTGGATTCCCGGTCAGGCCTTCGGCCTGCCGGGAATGACAAGGTCCAGGCGACGGATCAGCCCGAGTCCATATGAGAGTGTAACGCCTAACGAATATAGCGCGCGAAGACGAATTGCGTGTCGCCGTAGCGGCGTTCGTCTTCACGCAGCAAATTCGGCGGCAGGTTGATTTGCGCCCTGGCGCTTTCTTCGACGACGACGATGGCGTCCGGCGCAAGCCAGCCGCCATCGACAAGCGCGATGAGCGCTTGCGTCGCGAGATCCTTGCCGTAAGGCGGATCAAGAAAGGCGAGCGAAAACGTTTCGCCCGCCGGCGCGGCGCCGAGCTTGGTGGCGTCCCGGCGAAAGATGCGCGTGACGCCGCCAAGCCCCAGCGCTTCGATATTGGCGCGCAGCAGCGCGCGCGCCTCGGCGCCGTCATCGACGAAAAGCGCCCGCGCCGCGCCGCGCGACACGGCCTCAAGCCCGAGCGCGCCGGCGCCGGCGAAGAGATCGACGACATTCGCGCCCGCAACCGGATCGCCGAAGCGATGCGCGAGAATGTCGAAAACCGATTCGCGCAGCCGTTCGGAGGTTGGTCGAATCGCCTGCGAACGTGGTCCCGAAAGCGCCCGACCGCGCAGGGCGCCGCCAACGATGCGCATGGTCTATGCGCCGCGCGGCTTGCGTGGTCCCTTCGGCGGCCCTTTGCGCGGCCCCTTGAAGGGTCCTTTGGGCGGTCCTTTGCGCGGCGCGCCTCGGCCGCCCGCGGGACCTTTGCCTGGTCCGCTGCGTGGGCTTTTGTGCGGACCCCGAGACGGTCCGCCGCTGCGCGAGGGCCGCGCGTCTCCGCCCGAGCGAGGCAGATCGAATTTGCGCTCGCGAGGCGCGCGCTCGCCTGCCGAAAATTCGCGCTCGCCGCTGCGGGGCGGGCGCTTGTCGAATGTCCGTGGCCGCTCCTGGCGCGTCGCGCCGGCGCCGCGCGTGTCCCGTCGCGCCTCGTCGCCGTCGCGTCGCGGCGGACGCTTGTCGAACCGCGCGTCATCGCGATTGGCCGCGCGATAATTTCTCTGACCGCTCGCGCGGTCGTCCGGCCGCTTCTCGAATCTCTGCGTGTTGCGCGGACGTTCGTCCCGTCCCTCGGCTCCCCGCTCACGCGGCGCTCGCGTCGCCGGACGCGCGCCGCGCTGTTCGGGCGCGGCCCGGTCGTCGCGGCGCCGCCCCTCCTCGCGCGGGTAACGCTCTCCGCGCGGCGTGCTTTCGCGCGAGGGACGCTCCGATCGCGGCTTCGGGTGTTGCGGCGCGCCGTCGGCGCGCATCGCCTCGAAGCGCCGGGCGTTGCGCGAAGGCGCCGCCGCCTCGTCGCGCCGCCTCGTCGGAGTCACCCGCTCCACGGCGACGGCGCGGCCCTTGCGGTCGGCGACCGCGCCGCGCGTCACGCGCGCCCGCGGTCCGGCGTCGCGTCGCTCGTCCTGCTCTTTGCGCAGCGTGGAGATATGTTTGCGCGGACGCTTCTCGGCGCGCTGACGAATCTCCTGCTGCTCCGCCGGCGCCTTCTCGCGCAACGGCGCGGCGAAATCGACGCCGGCGAGTTCGGCGAGCGATTTGCCCAATTGCTCACGCAGCGTCCTCAATCGAACTTCTTCGACAGCGCCTTCCGCGAGATCGCCAAGCTGGAAGGGCCCGTATGACACGCGAATGAGCCGCGTCACGTCGAGCCCGAGATGGGCCATGACGCGCTTGATCTCGCGATTCTTGCCTTCGGTGAGGCTCATCGCGATCCAGGCGTTGGCGCCTTGTTCGCGCTCGAGCCGCGCCTCGATCGGCGCATAATGGACGCCGTCGATCGTCACGCCGTCGCCCAATGAATCGAGCTGCGCCTGATCGATCGCGCCATGCGCCCGCACGCGATAGCGCCGCGTCCAACCGGTCGCGGGCAATTCGAGCGTGCGCGCGAGGCCGCCGTCATTCGTGAGCAGCAGCAGCCCCTCGGTATTAATGTCGAGCCGGCCGACGCTGACGAGCCGCGGCAAGTCGGGATGGCGTTCGTCAAGATAGGAGAACACCGTGGCGCGGCCTTCTTCGTCGCGTGCGGTGGTGACATAGCCGGCGGGCTTGTGGAACAGAAAGAGTCGCGTGCGCTCGCGCGCCTGCATTGGCGCGCCGTCGATGGTGATGGCGTCGCTGTCGCTGACATTGAAGGCGGGACTCGTTTGTACGCGGCCGTTGACGGCGACGCGGCCGTCCGCGATCCAGCGCTCCGCGTCGCGGCGCGAACAGACTCCGGCGCGCGCCATAACCTTGGCGATGCGATCGCCTTCGAAGGCGCCTTCGCGGGGCGCGGGCGCAGGCGCGGCGGCGCGCTGCTTGGCGGGGGACTTGGCGGCGGGCTTACCGGGGCGCTTGCCGCGCGCGCTTTCGGCGTCGCGCGAGGCGGGCTTGTCCGAGCGAGGTTTGTCGAATCGTGGTTTGTCAAGGCGAGGCTTGTCGAAGCGTGGCTTTGCGGGCCTCGTGTCTTCGCGCGCGGCATGTGCGGCCGGCGTCTTCTTGGCGGGCCGGCGCAAGGGCCGATCGCCGCCGGCGGAGCCGGTGCGGGTATTTCGGTTCTTTTCAGTCATGAGTTCTGATAGCAGGCGCCAAGCGCGCTTTGAAGCGGGGTTCGCTTAAGAGATGCAAATGAATGGCAAGGACCCTTTCAGCGCCGCCTTCGAGCAGGCGCGGACTGCCGCGGCGGCGGGCGAAGTCCCGGTCGGCGCGGCGCTTGCGCGCAATGGCGACATTATCGCCGCCGCCGGAAATCGCACGCTGCGCGATCGCGATCCGACGGCGCACGCCGAAATGCTCGTGATTCGCCAAGCCTGCGCCGCACTCGGCTCGGAGCGCCTCGTCGACTGCGATCTCTATGTGACGCTCGAGCCTTGCGCCATGTGCGCGGCCGCGATTTCCTTCGCGCGCATTCGGCGGCTCTATTATGCGGCAAGCGATCCGAAAGGAGGCGCCATCGAGCACGGGCCGCGATTCTTCGCGCAGCCGACCTGCCATCATCGGCCCGAGGTCTACGGCGGCATTCGCGAAAGCGAGGCGGCGCAACTCCTTCGCGACTTCTTTCAGGCGCGTCGATGAGCTTCGAGTCGTAGCGCCGCCTGCGCCAGTCCCTGGCGCAGCGTGTCGCGGCAGGCGTCGCCGGCGGCGAAAATGCGCGACGCCTTGAAGAGGTCCAGCGCGAGATATTGATGCACTTCCGGTCGGATGAGCACGTCGGGCGGCCGCTCGGCGATCATCCGCGAGCTGATCGCGTTCATCATGATCTGGCTCGCGACGATCATCGTCTCGAAGGCGGACGGCGGCCCCTTGCCGGTCTCGACCCCGAAATTGCCGGAGACGTCGACGGCGATGACAATGTCGGCAAGGCCCCACAGATGATCGTAGGGAAGAGGATTGACCAATCCGCCATCGACGAAATAGCCGTGATCGCTCGTCGCGGCGCGCACGATGCCCGGAATCGCCATCGATCCGGCGACGGCGGGACGCAATGCACCCGTGGCGAAGACCGCCTCGATACGGCGGCGAAAATCGGTGGCGACGACCTGCAGCGGAATGCGCAGATCTTCGAAGCGTTCCGGCACGCCTTCGGGCCAGAACGCCTGAAGAAAGCGCTCGCCATCAAACAGCAGCGGATGCGCCACGCGGGACAGCAGCCGCTTTCGTCCGCGCGCCCGAGCGTGAAGCAGCCGGCGCGCGAGTCCGATGCGGTTCTTGAGGAGAGCCTGGGTGTGGGCGCGCAGCTCCGCGCCCGAGAAGCCTGCGGCATAGGCGGCGCCGACGATGGCGCCGATCGAGGCGCCGGCGATGGCGACCGGCCGCACGCCGAGCTCATCGAGCGCTTCAAGCACGCAGATATGGGCAAGCCCGCGGGCGCCGCCGCCGCCAAGGGCGAGCGCGACGGTCTTGCCGCGATAGAGGCTCACAGGAATTTCTCCAGGGCGGCGAGCGTCTCCGCCGGCGTTTCCTCCATTGGATAAAGGCCGGAGTCGACGCGCGACTCGGCGATATCGTCGCCCCATTCGCGCCACGCGGCGACGAGCGAGGGGCCGTTCGCCGGGAATGTCGCCTCGCCGGCGACAAGGAGCGTCGGCATGGCGAGCTTCTTGCCCTCGGCCTTGTCGGCCGCGAGATGCTCGCGATCGATGGTCGCGCCGGCGCGGAAATCCTCGCAGAAGGCGTGAATGCGCGCCGGGTCGTTGAAGGCCTGGCGATAGGCGGCGAGCGCCTCCGCGCCGAACGGCTCCAGCGACTTCGCCTTGGTTGCGTTCTTCAGCGCGTCATCGAGAAAGCCGATCGGATCGAGGCCGATCAGCTCTTCCGGCTTGTGCGCGTCAGCCGCCAGGAAGCGCGCGCGTCCGACGCGCTGCAAATCCCCATCGCCGAAATTGTCATCAATCGGCGCGATATTGATGAGCGCAATCTTATCGAGCCGACCGGGCTGATCGAGCGCGAGGCGCTGGCCGACGCGCGCGCCCCTGTCGTGACCGATGAGCGCGAAGCGCACATGGCCGAGCGACTCCATGACCGCGACGACGTCGGCGGCCATCTCCCGTTTCGTGTAATGCTCTCCCTTTTCGCTCGCCGGAACCGCCGACCAGCCATAGCCGCGCAGGTCCATCGCAACGACGCTGAAGCGTTTGGCGAGCGCCGGCGCAATTTTACGCCAGGCGACATGCGTCTCGCCGAACCCGTGCAACAGAACCAGGGGCCGGCCCTCGCCGTGGACGCGGGCGAATATCTTTCCAGCCGGCGCATCGATCCAATGCGAAGCGAATCCAGGAAAAAAATCTGCGGAATCGGACATTCGTTACAACCATCTCCCTTAGACGTGCGTGTCTGCGCGAACGTTATACAGTATCAGCGCCGACGCTCCCGAAATATATATCGCGGATCGTCAAGCGACTATGTCACGAAGATCGTGCGTCTTGTCTGCTTGAAAAGGAAGCCGAAGCGCTTCTATGTTGAGGAAGGTCAAAAAAAGATATCGAAAGCAACACAGGCAACGGGAGAGACACATGGCAAGCCAGATCGTCAACGAGGTCGTAACGGCGAACAATGCTTACGCCGCCAATTTTGGAAGCAAGAGCGAACTTGCGCTGCCGCCGGCGCGCGGTTTTGCGATCCTGACCTGCATGGACGCGCGCCTCGATCCCGCAAAATATGCCGGCCTGTCGGAAGGCGACGCGCATGTGATCCGCAACGCCGGCGGTCGCGCTTCGGATGACGCGATTCGTTCGCTGATCATTTCGCACAAGCTGCTCGGCACCAATGAATGGTTCGTCATTCACCACACCAATTGCGGCATGGAGCTCTTCTGCGACGAGATCATGAGCGACTTGCTGGATGACAATCTCGCGACGGCGAGTTTCGACGGCGAGAACTGGTCGAACCCGCAACATGGCGGCGGCTGTTCAGCCGGCCACTTCATCAAGTGGCACACGATCGAGAATCAGGAGGAAAGCGTCGCGCAGGACGTCGCGCGCATCCGTTCGCATCCGCTGGTGCCGAAAAACATCCCGATCTACGGCTACATCTATGATGTGAAGACCGGCAAGATCAACGAGGTCGCGGAAGCGACCAAGCTCGGCAAGGCGGCGTAAACCGCATCATCGCAAGGTTCGTCATTGCGCGTCGTCGCTGCGCAATGACGAGCTCATACGCATTCCGGCTGCTCTGTTCGCTTGGGCGATGTCATTCCCGGCGGGCCGAAGGCCTGACTGGGAATCCAGAGAAAGCCCCAGAATGCTGGCCTTGCTCTGGATTCCCGATCGCGCGCGTTGCGCGCGTCGGGAATGACGCCCGAGCCATTCAAGCGGAATTCGTATCACTCCACCGCGCCGCCGCGGGCGCGCCAGCCGCCGGTGCCAGGCGCATAGTGGCATATGTCCTTGCGGCCCACGCTTTGCGCCTGCGCTAGGGCTTTGGCCGAACGCCCGCCCGCCTGGCAAATGAAAACGACGTCGCCCTTCGGCAGCTTCGTCGGATCGAAACTCGAGAGCGGCATGTTCTTCGCCCCCGGCACATGGCCGGCGCCATATTCATGCGGCTCGCGCACATCGACGATGGCGCAGGATTTGTCCGCGACGACGCGGCAGAAATCGTCATGCTCGATCGTTGGCGCGCCGCCGCCGCCGCCCGCGAGTTTCGACAAGAGAGAGCCAAAAGCCATTGTTCGTTCCTTTCTTCTCAGGCTTGCTTTTCGGCGTTGAACTCAGTGAAGGCGGCGAGTGCGTGGCTCGCATACATCACCGACGGTCCGGCGCCCATGTAGATGCTCATGGCGAGCGTCTCCAACACCTCCTCGCGCGTCGCGCCGCGCTGCGACGCGGCTTTGGCGTGGAAAGCGATGCAATCGTCGCAGCGCACCGCGACGCTGACCGCAAGCGCGATCAGTTCCTTTGTCTTGGCGTCGAGCGCGCCTTGCGCGCCCGCCGAGATCGCCATCGCCGAAAAGGCCTTCATCACCTCGGGCGAACCGACGCGCAATTCTCTGATGTCGGCGGAGAGCTTCTTGGCGAGCGCCGCCCAGTCTTCGATCATGAGGCCCTCCTTGTGACTTCATCGTCGCGCAGGACGACATAGATCGCGGGGATGACAAGCAGGGTCAGCGCCGTAGATGAGGCGAGGCCAAAGACCAGCGAGATGGCGAGGCCCTGAAAGATTGGATCGGTGAGGATAAAGGCTGCGCCGATGATCGCCGCGGCGGCGGTGAGAAAGATCGGCTTGAAGCGGACGGCGCCCGCCTCGATCAGCGCCGCGCGCAAGTTCATGCCGCTGGCGCGCAAATGCCGGATGAAGTCGACGAGCAGGATCGAATTGCGCACGACGATTCCGGCGAGCGCGATGAAGCCGATCATCGAGGTGGCGGTGAAGGCGGCGTTGAACAAGATATGGCCGATGACGATGCCGACGAGCGTCAACGGCACCGGCGCCAGGATGACCAGCGGCAGTTTGAACGAGCCGAACTGCGCGACGACAAGAAGATAGATGCCGAGCAGCGCCACCATGAAGGCGGCGCCCATGTCGCGGAAGGTGACATAGGTCACCTCCCACTCGCCGTCCCAGAGTAGAGTGGGCTTGGAATCATCGAGCGGCTGGCCGTGATATTTGATCGTCGGTGGGCCTGACGTTCCCCAATCGATCTTATTGATCGCGTCTTCGACCGCGAGCATCCCATAGATCGGCGCTTCGAAACGTCCGGCGACCTCGGCGCTGACCATTTCGGCGAAGCGGCCGTTGTGACGGAAGATCGGATAGGAGCCGAGTTCGCGCGTCGCCTTGACGACGTCGCCGAGTTCGACATTGGCGCCCTGACGCGCCGTGCCGCCGGCAGGCAGCGGCGTCGACAGGATGCGTTCGCTCGGCGTCATCGCCCCGCGCGGCAACGCCACGGAAATGTCGATGGGCTTCGCGCCGCCGCCTTTTTGCGAAAAGCCGATCTTCACGCCGCCGACCAGGGCGCCGATCGTGTCGTAGACGGCGCGCTCTTCGACCCCGTGATATTCGAGCGCTTCCTGATCAATCTCGAAGCGCAGGCGTTCGGCGCGCTGGCCGAAGCTGTCGTCCGTATCGACGACGAAATCGACCGCGTCAAAAGCCTTGCGCACTTTAGCCGCGAGATCGCGTCGCGACCGCGCATCCGGACCATAGACTTCGGCGAGCAGCGTCGACAGCACGGGCGGGCCCGGCGGCACTTCGACGACCTTGATCGCGGTATGCTCCGGCGCGGGCAAGCCTTCGAGCCGCTTGCGAATATCGAGCGCGATCGCATGGCTGGCGCGGCTGCGCTCGGCCTTCGGCTGCAGATTAATCGCCAGATCGCCCATCTCCGGCGCTTTGCGCATATAATAATGCCGCACGAGACCGTTGAAGTTGAACGGCGCGGCCGCGCCCGCGTAGGACTGAACCGAGGTCAGCTCCGGAATGTCCTTCAGACGCTCGGCCGCCGCCGTCAGCACCCGGTCCGTTTCTTCGAGCGAAGCGCCGCGCGGCAGGTCGACGACGACGGCGATCTCCGACTTGTTGTCGAAGGGCAGCAGCTTGACGCGCACGGTTTTCGTCACGAAAAGCCCCATCGAAAGAAGCGTCGCGATGCCGACGGCCGCTAGAAACCATTGCGAGCGCTTGCGGCCTTTCAGCAAGGGCGTCGCCACGCGCACATAGAAATTGCCCATGGGCCCGCGTTCATGCGCGTGATCGACGCCGTCGCCGCTCTCCTGCGCGAAACGCTTGCCGGCGACCTTGAGCAGAAGCCAGGGCGTAATGGTCATGGCGACAAAAAAGGAAAAGATCATCGCGAGCGAAGCGTTCGCGGGAATGGGGCTCATATAGGGCCCCATCAGACCGGAGACGAACATCATCGGCAGCAGCGCGGCGACGATGGTGAGCGTCGCGACGATGGTTGGATTGCCGACCTCCGCCACAGCCTCGACAGCCGTATCGATCAGACTGCGGGAGCCGCGCATATGCCAGTGGCGCACGATGTTTTCAACGACGACGATGGCGTCGTCGACCAGAATGCCGATCGAGAAGATGAGCGCGAAAAGACTGACGCGATTGATCGTGTAGCCCATCAGCCATGAGGCGAAGAGCGTGAGCAGAATCGTCGTCGGGATGATGACGAAGACGACGACGCCCTCGCGCCAGCCGACCATCACCACGATGAGCGCGACGATCGAGACGGTCGCAAGCGCGAGATGGAAAAGCAGCTCGTTGGCCTTTTCGGTGGCCGTCTCGCCATAGTCGCGCGTCACCGCGATCTCGATGTCGTCGGGGACGATGCGGCCCTTGACCGCCTCGAGCCGATGGATGATCTCGTCAGCGACGATCACGGCGTTGGCGCCCTTGCGCTTGGCGATGGCGATGCTGACGGCGGGACGCTTATCGAGACCGCCCGCTGCGTTGCGGGTCATGGTCCAGCTGCGCCGGTCAGGCTCGGCGGCGCCGACGCGCACATCGGCGACGTCTTTTACATAGACGGGCCGTCCGTCTCTCGTGGTCAGCAGCAGCAGGCCGACATCGGGAACGCCTTGAAGGGTCTGGCCGGCGACGACCGGCACGGCGCGATTGGCCTCGCGAAACGCGCCGACGAGAAAGGAGCGGTTGGCGTTGCTCAGCTTGTCGATGAGCTGATTGAGCGTCACCCCATATTGCGACAGGCGCTCCGGATCGGGCTCGACGCGGATCTGATTGGGGCTGCCGCCGACGATATAGCTCAGGCCGACGTCATTGACCTTGGTGAGGTCGTGCTGCAATTCCTCGGCGACCTGATAGAGGCCGTTGTCGGTCCACCGATCGGCGCGCTCGGGCTTCGCGGAGAGCGTCAGCACGACGATCGCCACGTCATCGATGCCACGGCCGACGATCAGCGGCTCGGGAATGCCCTTCGGCAATTCGCCGATATTGGCGCGTATCTTGTCGTGAATGCGCAGCACGGCGTTGTCCTGCGGCGTGCCGACATAGAAGCGCGCGGTGACGACCACATTGTCGTCGCGCGTCTGCGAATAGACATGCTCGACGCCGTTGACGCCCTTGATGATGTCCTCGAGCGGGCGCGTGATGAGTTCGATCGCGTCTTCAGCCTTATAGCCGTTGGCCGACACCATGATGTCGACCATCGGCACGGAGATTTGCGGCTCCTCCTCGCGCGGCAGCGAGCGCAGCGCGATCAGTCCAACGAGGATCGAGGCGAGCAGCAGGAGCGGCGTCAGCGGCGAATTGATGAAGACGCGGGTCAGCGTGCCGGAAATGCCGGGGCGAAATTCATCGCTCATGGCGTCGACACCACGTCGCCGTCATGGAGGCCGGAAAGAATCTCGACGCCGTCGCCGTGCGCTTCGCCAAGCTGAATGACGACTTCTTCGCCGGAGGCGAGTCGGACGAAATCCACGCCGGCGCGTCGATAGACCGCGTTGCGCGGGATGATGATCGTGTCGCGCTTGCCCGTCGTGACGTAAACCCGCGCCCGTTCGCCGACGAAATAGTCGCCGAGCCCGACGACGTCGACGTCGGCGATGACGCGGCCGCCCTGAATTTCGGGATAGACGATGCGCACGCGACCTTGCTTGCGTCCGCCGCCCGCCTCTTCGTGCAGGCCGCGCGCGCCGATCTCGACCTTGTCGCCGGCGCGCATGAAACGCGCGTGGCGTTCGGGCAATTGCAGACGCAGGATATATTTGTCTTCGGCGATCGTCGCGATGGTTTCGCCCGGCATGACAACGCGGCCGACGGAAACCGGAATGGTGAGGATGCGGCCAGGCCCCGGCGCGCGCACCGAGCCCTCCGCCGCCTGCTGTTCGATCACGCTGCGGTCGGAGCGCAGCGCCGAGAGGTTGCGGTCGGCGACGTCGAGCGCCGTCTTCGCCTGATCAAACAGCGCCTTGGTATAGACTCCGCGCCGAAACAGCTCCTGCGCACGGTCGAAATCGCCCTGCGCCTTCTCGCGCTGCGCCTGCTGAGAGCGGATGCGCTGATCGAGCGCCTGCATCTGCAGAAAAAGCTTCTGATCGACGACCGAAGCGATCTCCGCGCCGCCGGCGACGTCATCGCCCTCTTTGATCTTGAGCGCGCTCACAGTGCCGCCGATCCGCGCCCGCGCCGTCAACTGATGCGCCGGCTCGACCGAGGCGACGACCGCCTTGAGGTCCTCCACCGGGGCGACCCGGACTGTGACCTCTCCGGCATTCGCGCCCAAGGAAACGCCCAAGGAATACGTCAGCGCTGCGAGGAGCGCCGTCGGCGCAAGATTAGAGCGGCCCATCTGTCTCATGCGCTAATTTATATGCATAAAACATAAATTAGCAACCGCGAATTTAATGCCCGTGCGCGCCTGTCCTTGTAAAAAAGAAAGGGCGATAAAACAGAAAGGGCGGCGCGCCGCCCTCGAACTCTTCGTGTGAGATTTGTCAGCCCCAAAGGTTGCACCAGCCGCGCGCGCTGACGGGACCGCTCACCACGCCGCACCCCGAGGGCGCGTTGAAGTAGGAACAATTGGCGCAGCTTTGCCGGCCGTTTGGCGCGCCGCGATAGGCGGCGGCGGCTTTGCTCGTCCTGGCTTGCGCCCTCGTCGCTGAGCCAACCCCTGCGATGGCGGCGCCCAACATCAAAAGCAATGATCGACGCGTCGGCGCGCGAAATTCAATCATTCGAGCCTCCCTGGCCAATTCGCTCGATGTCGCACGATCCGATTAAATTAGGCGTACATCATATACCGGCGAGGCCTTCTTGAATGAATGCGACATATCGCTCTTAGCGCTTCGCCCTTGGCGCCTCGCCCTTGGCGCGTCCCACACGGCGCGTCCCACTGGCGCGTTTCCGGCTTGACAATTATATTCAATAATCATAATTTAGGAACTATGAATGTAAATCTGCTTGCGCTCGCGCCGAAAGCTGCGGAGGCCGAAAGCTTTCTCAAGGCGCTCGCCAATCGCCATCGGTTGATGGTGCTCTGCCAGTTGCATGGGGGCGAACTCTCGGTGACAAAGCTGCAGGAGGCGATCGGGCTCAGCCAATCATCGCTGTCGCAGCACCTTGCGCGGCTGCGCGAGGACAAGCTCGTCAAGACCCGCCGCGAATCGCAGACGATTTACTATTCCTTGGCCGACGGCAATGTCTCGCGGATCATCGGACTGCTCTATGAAATGTTCTGCGCCGAGCAGTGCGGCAAGCCGGCCAAACCGCGCGCGCGCGTCAAATCGAAGGAACTCACGCGATGAGCATTCGTCATGAGCATTGATCGCATCGTTATGGCCTTCGCCGGGACCATGATCCTCCTGAGTCTGCTCTTGGCGCAGTTGTTCAGTTCGTGGTGGCTCTTGCTCACCGCTTTCGTCGGCGTCAATCTG
This window of the Methylocystis hirsuta genome carries:
- a CDS encoding efflux RND transporter permease subunit, which encodes MSDEFRPGISGTLTRVFINSPLTPLLLLASILVGLIALRSLPREEEPQISVPMVDIMVSANGYKAEDAIELITRPLEDIIKGVNGVEHVYSQTRDDNVVVTARFYVGTPQDNAVLRIHDKIRANIGELPKGIPEPLIVGRGIDDVAIVVLTLSAKPERADRWTDNGLYQVAEELQHDLTKVNDVGLSYIVGGSPNQIRVEPDPERLSQYGVTLNQLIDKLSNANRSFLVGAFREANRAVPVVAGQTLQGVPDVGLLLLTTRDGRPVYVKDVADVRVGAAEPDRRSWTMTRNAAGGLDKRPAVSIAIAKRKGANAVIVADEIIHRLEAVKGRIVPDDIEIAVTRDYGETATEKANELLFHLALATVSIVALIVVMVGWREGVVVFVIIPTTILLTLFASWLMGYTINRVSLFALIFSIGILVDDAIVVVENIVRHWHMRGSRSLIDTAVEAVAEVGNPTIVATLTIVAALLPMMFVSGLMGPYMSPIPANASLAMIFSFFVAMTITPWLLLKVAGKRFAQESGDGVDHAHERGPMGNFYVRVATPLLKGRKRSQWFLAAVGIATLLSMGLFVTKTVRVKLLPFDNKSEIAVVVDLPRGASLEETDRVLTAAAERLKDIPELTSVQSYAGAAAPFNFNGLVRHYYMRKAPEMGDLAINLQPKAERSRASHAIALDIRKRLEGLPAPEHTAIKVVEVPPGPPVLSTLLAEVYGPDARSRRDLAAKVRKAFDAVDFVVDTDDSFGQRAERLRFEIDQEALEYHGVEERAVYDTIGALVGGVKIGFSQKGGGAKPIDISVALPRGAMTPSERILSTPLPAGGTARQGANVELGDVVKATRELGSYPIFRHNGRFAEMVSAEVAGRFEAPIYGMLAVEDAINKIDWGTSGPPTIKYHGQPLDDSKPTLLWDGEWEVTYVTFRDMGAAFMVALLGIYLLVVAQFGSFKLPLVILAPVPLTLVGIVIGHILFNAAFTATSMIGFIALAGIVVRNSILLVDFIRHLRASGMNLRAALIEAGAVRFKPIFLTAAAAIIGAAFILTDPIFQGLAISLVFGLASSTALTLLVIPAIYVVLRDDEVTRRAS
- a CDS encoding efflux RND transporter periplasmic adaptor subunit; this encodes MRQMGRSNLAPTALLAALTYSLGVSLGANAGEVTVRVAPVEDLKAVVASVEPAHQLTARARIGGTVSALKIKEGDDVAGGAEIASVVDQKLFLQMQALDQRIRSQQAQREKAQGDFDRAQELFRRGVYTKALFDQAKTALDVADRNLSALRSDRSVIEQQAAEGSVRAPGPGRILTIPVSVGRVVMPGETIATIAEDKYILRLQLPERHARFMRAGDKVEIGARGLHEEAGGGRKQGRVRIVYPEIQGGRVIADVDVVGLGDYFVGERARVYVTTGKRDTIIIPRNAVYRRAGVDFVRLASGEEVVIQLGEAHGDGVEILSGLHDGDVVSTP
- a CDS encoding high-potential iron-sulfur protein, giving the protein MIEFRAPTRRSLLLMLGAAIAGVGSATRAQARTSKAAAAYRGAPNGRQSCANCSYFNAPSGCGVVSGPVSARGWCNLWG
- a CDS encoding ArsR/SmtB family transcription factor — its product is MNVNLLALAPKAAEAESFLKALANRHRLMVLCQLHGGELSVTKLQEAIGLSQSSLSQHLARLREDKLVKTRRESQTIYYSLADGNVSRIIGLLYEMFCAEQCGKPAKPRARVKSKELTR
- a CDS encoding YgaP family membrane protein; this encodes MSIDRIVMAFAGTMILLSLLLAQLFSSWWLLLTAFVGVNLLQAAFTGLCPLAMALKRYGAKSGAAF